From one Triticum urartu cultivar G1812 chromosome 3, Tu2.1, whole genome shotgun sequence genomic stretch:
- the LOC125545794 gene encoding probable glutathione S-transferase GSTU6, with translation MAGEGDVKLLGTVVSPFAVRVRMALHLKGVSYEYLEQDLFDKGELLLASNPVHKKVPVLIHAGRPVCESLAIVEYVDEVWAGAASLLPADPYGRAVARFWAAYLDDKLFPAWIGILRAATEEDRAEKLDAALAVVEPMEDALVQCSGGKDYFAGDSVGYLDIALGCNLFWFEALHEMFGVTVIDAGRTPCLATWAERFVETEAAKKAAPPMKSMVDYAGKLRSMWAAAAAAAK, from the coding sequence ATGGCCGGTGAAGGAGATGTGAAGCTGCTGGGCACGGTGGTGAGCCCGTTCGCGGTCCGCGTGCGCATGGCCCTGCATCTCAAGGGCGTGAGCTACGAGTACCTGGAACAGGACCTCTTCGACAAGGGCGAGCTCCTCCTCGCCTCCAACCCGGTGCACAAGAAGGTCCCCGTGCTCATCCACGCCGGCAGGCCCGTCTGCGAGTCGCTCGCCATCGTCGAGTACGTCGACGAGGTCTGGGCCGGCGCAGCCTCGCTCCTCCCGGCGGACCCCTACGGCCGCGCCGTCGCCCGCTTCTGGGCCGCCTACCTCGACGATAAGCTGTTCCCCGCGTGGATAGGCATCCTACGCGCCGCCACGGAGGAGGACAGAGCCGAGAAGCTCGACGCCGCGCTCGCGGTGGTCGAGCCCATGGAGGACGCCCTCGTGCAGTGCTCTGGTGGGAAAGACTACTTCGCCGGCGACTCCGTCGGGTACCTTGACATCGCGCTCGGATGCAACCTCTTCTGGTTCGAGGCGCTCCATGAGATGTTCGGCGTGACGGTCATCGACGCAGGTAGGACTCCGTGCTTGGCCACCTGGGCTGAGAGGTTCGTGGAGACGGAGGCGGCCAAGAAGGCTGCCCCGCCCATGAAGAGCATGGTGGACTACGCCGGGAAGCTGCGGAGTATGTGggctgccgctgccgccgctgccaAGTAA
- the LOC125545795 gene encoding probable glutathione S-transferase GSTU6, giving the protein MAGEGDDVKLLGAAVSPFAVRVRMALHLKGVSYQYLEQDLFDKGELLLATNPVLKKVPVLIHAGRPVCESLAIVEYVDEVWADGASLLPADHYGRAVARFWAAYIDDKLFPAWISILRAATEEDRTEKLEDALAVVGPMEDALVQCSGGKDFFAGDSVGYLDLALGCNLFWFKALREMFGVTVIDASKTPRLATWAERFEQTEAGKEAAPPMKSMVEHAGKLRAMWAAAAATK; this is encoded by the coding sequence ATGGCCGGCGAAGGAGACGACGTCAAGCTGCTGGGCGCGGCGGTGAGCCCGTTCGCGGTCCGCGTGCGAATGGCGCTGCACCTCAAGGGCGTGAGCTACCAGTACCTGGAGCAGGACCTGTTCGACAAGGGTGAGCTCCTCCTCGCCACCAACCCGGTGCTCAAGAAGGTCCCCGTGCTCATCCACGCCGGCAGGCCCGTCTGCGAGTCGCTCGCCATCGTCGAGTACGTCGACGAGGTCTGGGCTGACGGCGCCTCGCTCCTCCCTGCCGACCATTACGGCCGCGCCGTAGCCCGCTTCTGGGCCGCCTACATTGATGACAAGCTGTTCCCCGCATGGATAAGCATCTTACGTGCCGCCACGGAGGAGGACAGAACCGAGAAGCTCGAGGACGCGCTCGCGGTGGTCGGGCCCATGGAGGACGCCCTCGTCCAATGCTCTGGTGGGAAGGACTTCTTCGCCGGCGACTCCGTCGGGTACCTCGACCTTGCGCTCGGGTGCAACCTCTTCTGGTTCAAGGCGTTGCGAGAGATGTTCGGCGTGACGGTCATCGACGCCAGCAAGACTCCGCGCTTGGCCACCTGGGCTGAGAGGTTCGAGCAGACGGAGGCAGGGAAGGAGGCGGCCCCGCCCATGAAGAGTATGGTTGAGCACGCCGGGAAGCTGCGGGCTATGTGGGCTGCTGCTGCGGCTACCAAGTAA